Proteins co-encoded in one Euleptes europaea isolate rEulEur1 chromosome 1, rEulEur1.hap1, whole genome shotgun sequence genomic window:
- the DRD1 gene encoding D(1A) dopamine receptor: MTWNNTTMDGAGLLVKRDSCFRILTGCFLSLLILSTLLGNTLVCAAVIRFRHLRSKVTNFFVISLAVSDLLVAVLVMPWKAVAEIAGFWPFGSFCNIWVAFDIMCSTASILNLCVISVDRYWAISSPFRYERKMTPKAAFIMISVAWTLSVLISFIPVQLNWHKAKTAGFLGFNASFQGVAMDNCDSSLNRMYAISSSLISFYIPVAIMIVTYTRIYRIAQKQIRRISALERAAVHAKNCQTTTGNGNSMDSQQPESSFKMSFKRETKVLKTLSVIMGVFVCCWLPFFILNCMVPFCESGLPSRGAEPFCISSTTFDVFVWFGWANSSLNPIIYAFNADFRKAFSTLLGCYRLCPASSNAIETVSINNNGGVAFSSQLEPRGSSPKDCNLVYLIPHAVICPEDDDIMRKEEEGELCKALEKMSPALSGILDFEADVSLEKINPITQNGQHKT, from the coding sequence ATGACTTGGAACAACACCACTATGGATGGGGCAGGGTTGCTTGTGAAAAGGGATTCCTGCTTCCGAATCCTCACCGGCTGCTTTCTCTCCTTGCTCATCCTCTCCACGCTCCTAGGGAACACCTTGGTTTGTGCAGCTGTGATTAGGTTTCGCCATCTGAGGTCCAAAGTGACCAACTTCTTTGTGATCTCCTTGGCAGTCTCTGACCTTTTAGTAGCAGTTCTGGTCATGCCCTGGAAAGCTGTGGCAGAGATAGCTGGTTTCTGGCCTTTTGGATCATTCTGTAACATCTGGGTAGCGTTTGATATCATGTGCTCTACGGCCTCCATCTTGAACCTGTGCGTCATTAGTGTGGACAGATACTGGGCCATCTCCAGTCCATTTAGGTACGAGAGGAAAATGACCCCCAAGGCAGCGTTCATCATGATCAGCGTGGCCTGGACCTTGTCTGTGTTGATCTCCTTCATTCCGGTGCAACTGAACTGGCACAAGGCTAAGACCGCAGGCTTTTTAGGCTTCAATGCTAGCTTCCAAGGTGTAGCCATGGACAACTGTGACTCCAGCTTAAACAGGATGTATGCTATCTCTTCCTCTCTCATTAGCTTTTACATCCCAGTGGCCATCATGATAGTCACCTACACAAGGATATACAGGATTGCTCAGAAACAAATAAGACGCATTTCAGCCTTGGAAAGAGCTGCAGTGCATGCGAAGAACTGCCAAACTACCACTGGCAATGGAAACAGCATGGATAGCCAGCAGCCAGAAAGCTCCTTCAAAATGTCCTTCAAGAGAGAAACTAAAGTCTTAAAGACGTTGTCCGTGATAATGGGGGTGTTTGTATGCTGCTGGTTACCCTTTTTCATACTGAACTGCATGGTCCCTTTCTGTGAGTCTGGTTTACCATCCAGGGGAGCAGAGCCTTTTTGTATTAGTTCAACCACTTTTGACGTTTTCGTTTGGTTTGGATGGGCCAATTCTTCACTGAACCCCATCATTTATGCCTTTAATGCAGATTTCCGCAAGGCATTTTCGACCCTCTTGGGATGCTACAGACTCTGTCCTGCTTCCAGTAATGCTATAGAGACAGTTAGTATCAACAACAATGGGGGCGTAGCCTTTTCCAGTCAGCTTGAGCCCAGAGGATCCAGCCCCAAAGATTGTAATTTGGTTTATCTGATCCCTCATGCTGttatatgcccagaagatgatgaCATTAtgagaaaagaagaggagggggaactgTGTAaagctctggagaaaatgtctccaGCCCTATCAGGTATCTtggattttgaggctgatgtttCTTTGGAAAAGATCAATCCCATCACACAAAATGGTCAACATAAAACCTGA